A stretch of the Fusobacterium varium genome encodes the following:
- a CDS encoding threonine dehydratase has product MAVTLETIKKAKQTIEHSVKRTPLIECPTLEKELGGKVLFKLENLQKTGSFKVRGALNRIANLTEEEKKKGVIASSAGNHAQGIALGATAQGIKSTIVMPETAPIAKVAATKGYGAEVVLCGTVYDDAFAKACEIQKETGAIFLHPFDDDYVISGQGTIGLEILEDAIDIDTVLVPIGGGGILAGIATAIKSINPSVRIIGVESANAASMTEALAKGECCEVCATPTIADGIAVKKVGCKTLELVKQYVDEVVTVTEDEIATAILFLMEKSKVVAEGAGATPLAAILAGKIDCKGRKTCAVVSGGNIDVNLIERVLNRALINAGRRYEFKVKVHDRFGETEKLLSLITENRANILFITQSMYNVELGITMQEVTLVIECSDMAHRDAVKAKIIEAGYDIR; this is encoded by the coding sequence ATGGCAGTAACATTAGAAACCATCAAAAAAGCAAAACAAACTATCGAACATTCGGTAAAAAGAACACCTTTAATAGAGTGTCCAACATTAGAAAAAGAACTTGGTGGTAAAGTATTATTCAAGCTTGAAAATCTTCAAAAGACAGGATCATTTAAAGTAAGAGGAGCATTAAACAGAATAGCCAATCTAACAGAAGAGGAAAAGAAAAAAGGAGTTATTGCATCATCAGCAGGAAATCATGCGCAGGGAATAGCTTTGGGAGCAACAGCACAAGGAATAAAATCAACAATAGTAATGCCTGAAACTGCACCAATAGCAAAAGTAGCAGCAACAAAAGGATATGGAGCAGAAGTAGTATTATGTGGAACAGTATACGATGATGCTTTTGCAAAAGCATGCGAAATTCAAAAAGAAACAGGAGCTATATTTTTACATCCATTTGATGATGACTATGTAATTTCAGGTCAGGGAACAATAGGACTGGAAATATTGGAAGATGCAATTGATATAGATACAGTATTAGTACCAATAGGTGGAGGGGGAATACTTGCAGGAATAGCGACAGCAATAAAATCAATAAATCCTTCAGTAAGAATAATAGGAGTGGAATCAGCAAATGCAGCATCAATGACAGAGGCGTTGGCAAAAGGAGAATGCTGTGAAGTATGTGCAACACCAACAATAGCAGATGGAATAGCAGTAAAAAAAGTAGGATGCAAAACTCTTGAGTTGGTAAAACAATATGTAGATGAAGTAGTAACAGTAACAGAGGATGAAATAGCAACAGCAATACTATTCCTTATGGAAAAAAGTAAAGTAGTTGCAGAAGGAGCAGGAGCAACACCTTTAGCAGCAATACTTGCAGGAAAAATTGACTGTAAGGGAAGAAAGACATGTGCAGTAGTTTCAGGAGGAAACATAGATGTCAATCTTATAGAAAGAGTATTGAACAGAGCTTTAATTAATGCAGGAAGAAGATATGAATTCAAAGTAAAGGTACATGACAGATTTGGAGAAACAGAAAAATTATTAAGTTTAATTACAGAAAATAGAGCCAATATTCTATTTATAACTCAAAGTATGTATAATGTAGAATTAGGAATAACAATGCAGGAAGTAACATTGGTAATAGAATGCAGTGATATGGCTCATAGAGACGCTGTAAAAGCTAAAATTATAGAAGCTGGTTATGATATTCGTTAA
- a CDS encoding acyl-CoA dehydrogenase, which produces MDFRINKEQEDFILKVRKFTETYVKPAATEVDRKAEAPIENIKKMGVEGFMGIPFDKKYGGAGFDTKTYISAVEELSKGCASTGVIMSAHTSLCAWPIYQYGDEIQKENFLIPLAKGEKIGAFGWTEAQAGTRVTAVLDGENYIINGKKVLITNALEAGIFVVFAKTDIEKAENNISAFIIEKGTKGFLIGEPEDKMGVRGSSTCELIFENCIVSKKNILGEEGEGFKIAMATLNGGRIGVAAQAIGLAQGALDEAIKYVKEREVNGKKVSQFQNTQFLLADLQTKIDAARLLIYKAADMKDRGEEYGYVASMSKFLASEVAMKATEKAVQLLGGNGYLKKFPVERMMRDAKVTEIYEGTSEVQKMIIANWMGIK; this is translated from the coding sequence ATGGATTTCAGAATTAATAAGGAACAAGAGGATTTTATTTTAAAAGTAAGAAAATTTACAGAAACATATGTGAAACCTGCAGCAACAGAAGTAGATAGAAAAGCAGAAGCACCAATAGAAAATATAAAAAAAATGGGTGTTGAAGGATTCATGGGAATACCTTTTGATAAAAAGTACGGTGGAGCTGGATTTGACACAAAAACTTATATTTCAGCTGTAGAAGAGCTTTCAAAAGGATGTGCTTCAACTGGAGTAATTATGTCAGCTCATACATCATTATGTGCATGGCCTATATACCAATATGGAGATGAAATACAGAAAGAAAATTTTTTAATCCCTTTAGCAAAAGGAGAAAAAATTGGGGCTTTTGGCTGGACAGAGGCTCAGGCAGGAACAAGAGTAACTGCAGTATTAGATGGAGAAAATTATATAATAAATGGGAAAAAAGTTCTAATAACTAATGCACTTGAAGCTGGAATATTTGTAGTATTTGCTAAAACAGATATAGAAAAAGCTGAAAATAATATATCAGCATTTATAATAGAAAAAGGAACAAAAGGGTTTTTGATAGGAGAACCAGAAGATAAAATGGGAGTAAGGGGTTCATCTACTTGTGAACTTATTTTTGAAAACTGTATTGTTTCTAAAAAGAATATATTAGGAGAAGAAGGAGAAGGATTTAAAATTGCAATGGCTACTTTAAATGGTGGAAGAATAGGAGTTGCAGCTCAGGCAATAGGATTGGCTCAAGGAGCATTGGATGAAGCTATAAAGTATGTAAAAGAAAGAGAAGTAAATGGGAAAAAAGTATCTCAATTTCAAAATACACAGTTTTTATTAGCTGATTTACAAACAAAAATAGATGCAGCTAGATTATTGATATATAAAGCAGCTGATATGAAGGATAGAGGAGAAGAATACGGATATGTAGCTTCTATGTCAAAATTTCTTGCTTCAGAAGTGGCAATGAAGGCAACAGAAAAGGCAGTACAACTTTTAGGTGGAAATGGGTATTTAAAAAAATTTCCTGTTGAAAGAATGATGAGAGATGCAAAAGTTACAGAAATATATGAAGGAACTTCTGAAGTACAAAAAATGATTATAGCAAATTGGATGGGAATAAAATAA
- a CDS encoding putative transposase, producing the protein MFFFYDRDLLTKLAYAVNDVFKYQFHNIKAKNQRIHKISKYSSKYFTNSDIIHYGLITVIHTFGRDLKWNPHIHAIVTLGGFNKNFQFLEKKYFHVNSIAGQWKKMVIDIVKSGNYDKPEIKAKAYAAANYLYRKNTRFFFNVAKNDLNNNIYAIKYIGRYLSRAPIAEYKIVDFYDNKVTFYYESLADDKQRIELTLDVETFLSKLIIHIPPKHFKMIRRFGIYSRNIKSELKNIMKFMRKYVSKYSNSTFYQLEIWNAFGVNPFYCFKCNARMKVKKISYFNIHTGSICWKEYR; encoded by the coding sequence ATGTTTTTCTTCTATGATAGAGACCTTTTAACTAAGCTTGCTTATGCTGTTAATGATGTTTTTAAATATCAATTTCATAACATTAAAGCAAAAAATCAAAGAATTCATAAAATTTCAAAATATTCCTCTAAATACTTTACTAACTCAGATATCATTCATTATGGATTGATTACTGTTATTCATACCTTTGGGCGCGATCTTAAATGGAACCCTCATATTCATGCTATTGTTACTTTAGGTGGATTCAATAAAAACTTCCAATTTCTTGAAAAAAAATATTTTCATGTCAATTCCATTGCTGGACAATGGAAAAAAATGGTTATTGATATTGTTAAATCTGGAAATTATGACAAGCCTGAAATTAAAGCTAAAGCTTATGCTGCTGCTAACTACCTTTATCGCAAAAATACAAGATTCTTTTTCAATGTTGCAAAAAATGATTTAAATAATAATATTTATGCAATTAAATATATTGGCAGATATCTGTCAAGAGCTCCTATCGCAGAATATAAAATTGTTGATTTCTATGATAATAAGGTTACTTTCTATTATGAAAGTCTTGCTGATGATAAACAAAGAATTGAGCTTACTTTAGATGTGGAAACATTTCTTTCCAAATTAATTATTCACATTCCCCCTAAACATTTCAAAATGATTAGGCGCTTTGGAATCTATTCTAGAAATATTAAATCAGAACTTAAAAACATCATGAAATTCATGAGAAAATATGTCTCTAAATATTCCAATTCTACTTTTTATCAACTTGAAATATGGAACGCTTTTGGAGTAAATCCTTTTTATTGTTTTAAATGTAATGCCAGAATGAAAGTTAAAAAAATATCATATTTTAATATACATACAGGCTCCATTTGCTGGAAAGAATATCGCTAA